The proteins below come from a single Vitis vinifera cultivar Pinot Noir 40024 chromosome 9, ASM3070453v1 genomic window:
- the LOC100244572 gene encoding aminopeptidase M1 isoform X1: MEKKPDIQQFKGQYRLPKFAIPKRYDLVLKPDLSACTFSGSVQVDLSISQVTHFLVLNALDLQIHQASFTNSQNKKYCPCDVVLEADDEVLVLVFDEALPTGDGVLWISFSGVLNDHLVGFYRGTYVDGGVKKNMAATQFEPADARMCFPCWDEPALKATFKVTVEVPSELTALSNMPAIQETVNGHLKTVYFEESSTMSTYLVAVVVGLFDHIEDTTADGIKVRAYCPVGKADQGKFALDVAVKTLDMFTGYFSMPYPLPKMDMVAVPDFSGGAMENYGLIIFREIELLYNEMHSGAYRKQRLTIVVSHEVAHQWFGNLVTMEWWTHLWLNEGFATWISNLATDWLFPEWKIWTQFVQETTGGLRLDALEQSHPIEVEVHHARSVLEIFDAISYEKGSSVIRMLQSYLGDDVFQRSMSTYMKRYAGKNAKTDDLWSVLSEESGIQVNSMMDTWTKQKGYPLISVKSKDNILELEQSQFLSSGSFGDGQWIVPISLCLGSYNTNKNFLLEGQVRTVDISELLYSSDSNLSSSKGNDQGKCKEHSWVKVNVEQTGFYRVKYDDKLAAQLRNAIEENCLSETDKFGVLDDTFALCEACQLSLSSLLSLMDAYRKEFDYILISRLIDVCYNVAHISSDAIPNSVNELKQFFINLLLFSAEKLGWEPVSGERHLNTMLRKEVLMALATFGHSETHKEAMRRFQAFLDDRNSPLLSADTKRAAYIAVMRNTSSTNRTGYESLLKVYRESDGVQEKEPILRSLASCSDPSIVFEVLNLLLSDEIRDQDSLYVLSGISLEAHETAWSWLKENWDLISNKSGSGMQLTWYIKNIVSRLSTQEEADEVEAFFASRMKPTFAMTLKQNIEKIRIKARWVESIKQEQSLPELIKGLACRV, translated from the exons ATGGAGAAGAAGCCCGATATTCAGCAATTCAAAGGTCAATACAGGCTTCCGAAATTCGCCATTCCGAAACGGTACGATCTCGTCCTCAAACCTGATCTTTCGGCCTGCACCTTTTCGGGTTCCGTCCAGGTCGACCTCTCCATCTCACAGGTCACCCACTTCCTCGTCCTCAACGCCCTCGACCTCCAAATCCACCAAGCTTCATTCACCAACTCCCAGAATAAG AAGTATTGTCCTTGTGATGTTGTTCTGGAGGCAGATGATGAGGTGTTGGTGTTGGTTTTTGATGAGGCTCTCCCCACTGGAGATGGGGTTTTGTGGATTTCATTTTCTGGGGTTCTCAATGACCACCTTGTTGGATTCTATAGGGG TACATATGTGGATGGAGGAGTGAAGAAGAATATGGCAGCTACTCAGTTCGAACCTGCAGATGCAAGGATGTGTTTTCCATGCTGGGATGAACCAGCTCTCAAG GCCACCTTCAAGGTAACCGTAGAAGTGCCATCAGAGTTGACTGCATTGTCTAATATGCCAGCCATTCAAGAAACGGTTAATGGGCACCTTAAGACTGTTTATTTTGAGGAATCTTCAACCATGTCAACTTATTTGGTGGCTGTTGTTGTTGGTTTATTTGATCATATTGAAGACACAACAGCTGATG GGATCAAGGTTCGGGCATACTGTCCTGTTGGCAAGGCTGATCAAGGGAAGTTTGCTTTAGATGTTGCTGTAAAGACACTTGATATGTTCACAGG GTACTTCTCAATGCCTTACCCGCTTCCTAAAATGGATATGGTTGCGGTCCCAGATTTCTCTGGCGGTGCAATGGAGAATTATGGCTTGATCATATTTCGTGAAATTGAACTGCTTTATAATGAAATGCATTCTGGAGCTTACCGCAAGCAGCGG CTTACAATTGTTGTGTCACACGAAGTGGCCCATCAGTGGTTTGGGAACCTCGTAACAATGGAATGGTGGACTCATTTGTGGCTTAATGAGGGGTTTGCAACCTGG ATAAGTAATTTGGCCACTGACTGGTTATTTCCAGAATGGAAGATTTGGACTCAGTTTGTTCAAGAAACAACTGGTGGCTTACGTCTTGATGCACTAGAACAATCACACCCAATTGAG GTGGAGGTGCACCATGCTCGTTCAGTTCTTGAAATTTTTGACGCTATAAGCTATGAAAAGGGATCTTCTGTCATCCGAATGTTGCAATCTTATCTTGGTGATGACGTATTTCAG AGATCCATGAGCACTTACATGAAGAGATATGCTGGCAAAAATGCAAAGACAGATGATTTGTGGAGTGTTCTTTCAGAAGAATCTGGCATTCAAGTGAACTCAATGATGGACACCTGGACAAAGCAAAAAGGATATCCTCTTATTTCTGTAAAATCCAAAGATAATATTTTGGAACTTGAGCAG TCCCAGTTTCTGTCATCCGGCTCATTTGGTGATGGACAATGGATTGTTCCAATAAGTTTATGTCTTGGTTCATACAACACAAACAAAAATTTCCTTTTGGAAGGACAAGTTAGAACAGTGGATATATCTGAACTGCTTTATTCTTCTGATAGCAATTTGAGTTCATCCAAGGGAAACGATCAGGGCAAATGCAAGGAACACTCATGGGTGAAAGTTAACGTTGAGCAGACCGGTTTCTATAGGGTAAAATATGATGACAAGCTTGCAGCTCAACTGAGGAACGCCATAGAGGAAAATTGCTTGTCAGAAACAGATAAATTTG GTGTTCTAGATGATACATTTGCTCTTTGTGAGGCTTGCCAACTATCATTATCATCATTGCTTTCCTTGATGGATGCGTACAGAAAGGAGTTCGATTATATTCTAATATCAAGACTCATTGAT GTCTGTTATAATGTTGCACACATCTCAAGTGATGCCATCCCAAATTCAGTGAATGAGTTGAAACAATTTTTCATCAATCTCCTCCTGTTTTCTGCAGA AAAACTAGGCTGGGAACCGGTGTCTGGAGAGAGACATTTAAATACAATGTTGAGAAAAGAAGTTTTGATGGCCTTGGCTACTTTTGGCCACAGTGAGACACACAAAGAAGCAATGAGGCGGTTTCAGGCATTCTTGGATGATAGAAACTCTCCACTCCTTTCAGCTGATACAAAACGG GCTGCTTACATTGCTGTAATGAGAAACACCAGCTCCACAAATAGAACCGGGTATGAGTCACTATTAAAGGTTTATAGGGAATCTGATGGAGTGCAGGAGAAGGAACCGATTTTGC GTTCCCTTGCATCCTGTTCAGACCCAAGTATAGTTTTCGAGGTTCTGAATCTTTTATTGTCTGATGAG ATTCGTGATCAAGATAGTCTTTATGTACTTTCTGGGATAAGCTTAGAAGCCCATGAAACAGCATGGAGTTGGTTGAAG GAGAACTGGGATCTGATTTCCAACAAGTCTGGCTCTGGGATGCAACTCACATGGTACATAAAGAACATTGTCTCGCGG CTTTCGACCCAAGAAGAGGCTGATGAGGTAGAGGCATTTTTCGCAAGCCGCATGAAGCCAACATTTGCCATGACTCTGAAGCAGAACATTGAGAAAATCCGGATCAAAGCAAGGTGGGTGGAAAGTATAAAGCAAGAACAATCCCTTCCAGAGCTGATCAAAGGTCTAGCTTGCAGGGTATGA
- the LOC100258284 gene encoding large ribosomal subunit protein eL20z isoform X1, whose amino-acid sequence MDQKNAGLSTDGKEYQNGDYILLKDDENPNLGVYDKPLPCFGCGIGWFSLLLGFAFPLMWYYATILYFCNYYQKDPRERAGLAASAIAALICTIAMVITVAVMIF is encoded by the exons AAAATGCAGGGCTCTCCACAGATGGAAAGGAATATCAAAATGGTGATTATATCCTTCTTAAAGATGATGAAAACCCCAATTTGGGAGTCTACGACAAACCCCTTCCTTGCTTTGGCTGTGGAATAGGATGGTTTTC TCTTCTGCTtggatttgctttcccattgaTGTGGTACTATGCTACAATTCTCTATTTCTGTAACTACTATCAAAAGGATCCTAGGGAACGAGCAGGACTTGCTGCCTCTGCAATTGCT GCTTTGATATGTACAATTGCCATGGTGATTACAGTAGCTGTTATGATATTCTAG
- the LOC104880208 gene encoding formin-like protein 7, with protein sequence MEEEGATTPFWMPASSGHRRRRSSRSPSSIFLSSGFLIIFLPLTALLFIVFVLPPILSFTSYIFKPNMVKKSWDSLNLVLVLFAIICGFLSRGGGGGSSDMESSVSEVPEESTQRSNHGHCYEERISGYGGMRRMRSSSSYPDLRQESAWAGGDGRWRSFDDTQLDNHRVLGSHRQLYIRRRYEDQDYCEVKNIDVDNTSMISPKEKVLSHIPPRPPSPPLPPSPPPPPPPPPVVKRKVKRSFQAVAREERRETRENSSFESKRVQAAPPPPPPPPPPPPPLAVERRSEKSDRKRGGATKEFLTSLYYQRNKKKKQRQKSMENLDTILHNSPHSDQPLRPPPSPPPPPPLPPPPNSVFHNLFSSKKGKSKRFLTVPPPPPPPPPPPASRAYAGKTKTKIALSRSHPYDHPLNASKPPIPEKSSSFNSVDGNPYAGSESLLIPVPPPPPPPPPFKMPDWKFVVHGDYVRIKSTNSSRSGSPDLDYIGSPSSKGPSRSTSLKSETEGGDSAQPLFCPSPDVNTKADTFIARFRAGLKLEKINSIKEKQEVGMSNLGPEPGQAQGSGAVQI encoded by the coding sequence ATGGAAGAAGAAGGGGCCACAACCCCATTTTGGATGCCAGCCTCCTCCGGCCACCGGCGCCGCCGCAGCAGCAGATCGCCCTCCTCCATCTTCCTCAGCTCGGGCTTTCTCATCATATTCTTGCCTCTCACCGCACTCCTCTTCATAGTCTTTGTTTTGCCTCCTATTCTCTCCTTCACTTCCTACATTTTCAAGCCAAACATGGTGAAGAAGAGCTGGGACTCTCTCAACCTTGTGCTCGTCCTCTTCGCCATCATCTGCGGTTTTCTCAGCcgaggaggtggaggtggaagcTCTGATATGGAAAGCAGTGTTTCGGAGGTGCCGGAAGAGAGTACGCAGAGATCAAACCATGGACATTGTTATGAGGAGAGGATCAGTGGATATGGTGGAATGAGGAGGATGAGGAGCAGCAGCTCCTACCCGGATCTCCGGCAAGAGTCTGCATGGGCCGGCGGGGATGGGCGGTGGCGGTCTTTTGATGACACCCAGTTGGATAATCATCGAGTTTTGGGGTCTCATCGCCAGCTTTATATTCGCCGGAGATATGAAGATCAAGATTATTGCGAGGTAAAAAATATAGATGTCGACAACACTTCTATGATTAGTCCCAAGGAGAAAGTTCTTAGTCATATTCCGCCCCGTCCTCCATCTCCGCCACTGCCTCCATCgccgccaccaccaccacctccaccgCCGGTGGTTAAGCGGAAAGTGAAGCGATCGTTTCAGGCAGTTGCAAGGGAAGAAAGGAGAGAAACAAGGGAAAATAGCAGTTTTGAGTCCAAGAGAGTTCAGGCTgcgccgccgccgccgccgccaccaccaccacctccgcCGCCATTGGCAGTGGAGCGGAGGAGTGAGAAAAGTGATCGGAAGAGAGGAGGTGCAACCAAGGAGTTTTTGACCTCACTTTACTATCAAAGgaacaagaaaaagaagcaaagacAAAAGAGCATGGAAAACTTGGACACCATTCTTCACAATTCACCTCACTCTGATCAGCCTCTCCGACCGCCGCCATCCCCTCCGCCACCACCTCCTCTGCCCCCACCGCCAAATTCTGTCTTTCACAATCTGTTCTCCTCCAAGAAAGGCAAATCCAAGAGGTTTCTCACAGTTCCCCcgccacccccacccccaccgcCGCCACCAGCTTCAAGAGCATATGCTGGTAAAACCAAGACCAAAATTGCCCTATCACGATCACATCCATACGACCATCCTCTCAATGCCAGTAAACCCCCAATACCGGAAAAATCAAGCAGTTTCAACAGTGTAGATGGCAATCCATATGCTGGCAGTGAATCACTATTGATACCAGTACCGCCTCcaccgccgccgccgccgccgtTCAAAATGCCGGATTGGAAGTTTGTTGTCCATGGAGATTATGTTAGGATCAAAAGTACGAATAGCTCGCGCAGTGGCTCGCCAGATTTAGACTACATCGGATCCCCATCAAGCAAGGGACCTAGCCGATCAACCAGTCTAAAGTCCGAGACCGAAGGCGGAGACTCGGCCCAGCCATTGTTCTGCCCTAGCCCAGATGTCAACACCAAGGCTGATACCTTCATTGCCAGATTCAGAGCTGGTTTGAAGCTCGAGAAGATCAATTCCATCAAGGAGAAGCAAGAAGTGGGAATGTCAAACCTTGGCCCAGAACCAGGCCAGGCACAAGGCTCAGGGGCCGTTCAGATTTGA
- the LOC100244572 gene encoding aminopeptidase M1 isoform X2 has product MEKKPDIQQFKGQYRLPKFAIPKRYDLVLKPDLSACTFSGSVQVDLSISQVTHFLVLNALDLQIHQASFTNSQNKKYCPCDVVLEADDEVLVLVFDEALPTGDGVLWISFSGVLNDHLVGFYRGTYVDGGVKKNMAATQFEPADARMCFPCWDEPALKATFKVTVEVPSELTALSNMPAIQETVNGHLKTVYFEESSTMSTYLVAVVVGLFDHIEDTTADGIKVRAYCPVGKADQGKFALDVAVKTLDMFTGYFSMPYPLPKMDMVAVPDFSGGAMENYGLIIFREIELLYNEMHSGAYRKQRLTIVVSHEVAHQWFGNLVTMEWWTHLWLNEGFATWISNLATDWLFPEWKIWTQFVQETTGGLRLDALEQSHPIEVEVHHARSVLEIFDAISYEKGSSVIRMLQSYLGDDVFQRSMSTYMKRYAGKNAKTDDLWSVLSEESGIQVNSMMDTWTKQKGYPLISVKSKDNILELEQSQFLSSGSFGDGQWIVPISLCLGSYNTNKNFLLEGQVRTVDISELLYSSDSNLSSSKGNDQGKCKEHSWVKVNVEQTGFYRVKYDDKLAAQLRNAIEENCLSETDKFGVLDDTFALCEACQLSLSSLLSLMDAYRKEFDYILISRLIDVCYNVAHISSDAIPNSVNELKQFFINLLLFSAEKLGWEPVSGERHLNTMLRKEVLMALATFGHSETHKEAMRRFQAFLDDRNSPLLSADTKRAAYIAVMRNTSSTNRTGYESLLKVYRESDGVQEKEPILRSLASCSDPSIVFEVLNLLLSDEPFRFVIKIVFMYFLG; this is encoded by the exons ATGGAGAAGAAGCCCGATATTCAGCAATTCAAAGGTCAATACAGGCTTCCGAAATTCGCCATTCCGAAACGGTACGATCTCGTCCTCAAACCTGATCTTTCGGCCTGCACCTTTTCGGGTTCCGTCCAGGTCGACCTCTCCATCTCACAGGTCACCCACTTCCTCGTCCTCAACGCCCTCGACCTCCAAATCCACCAAGCTTCATTCACCAACTCCCAGAATAAG AAGTATTGTCCTTGTGATGTTGTTCTGGAGGCAGATGATGAGGTGTTGGTGTTGGTTTTTGATGAGGCTCTCCCCACTGGAGATGGGGTTTTGTGGATTTCATTTTCTGGGGTTCTCAATGACCACCTTGTTGGATTCTATAGGGG TACATATGTGGATGGAGGAGTGAAGAAGAATATGGCAGCTACTCAGTTCGAACCTGCAGATGCAAGGATGTGTTTTCCATGCTGGGATGAACCAGCTCTCAAG GCCACCTTCAAGGTAACCGTAGAAGTGCCATCAGAGTTGACTGCATTGTCTAATATGCCAGCCATTCAAGAAACGGTTAATGGGCACCTTAAGACTGTTTATTTTGAGGAATCTTCAACCATGTCAACTTATTTGGTGGCTGTTGTTGTTGGTTTATTTGATCATATTGAAGACACAACAGCTGATG GGATCAAGGTTCGGGCATACTGTCCTGTTGGCAAGGCTGATCAAGGGAAGTTTGCTTTAGATGTTGCTGTAAAGACACTTGATATGTTCACAGG GTACTTCTCAATGCCTTACCCGCTTCCTAAAATGGATATGGTTGCGGTCCCAGATTTCTCTGGCGGTGCAATGGAGAATTATGGCTTGATCATATTTCGTGAAATTGAACTGCTTTATAATGAAATGCATTCTGGAGCTTACCGCAAGCAGCGG CTTACAATTGTTGTGTCACACGAAGTGGCCCATCAGTGGTTTGGGAACCTCGTAACAATGGAATGGTGGACTCATTTGTGGCTTAATGAGGGGTTTGCAACCTGG ATAAGTAATTTGGCCACTGACTGGTTATTTCCAGAATGGAAGATTTGGACTCAGTTTGTTCAAGAAACAACTGGTGGCTTACGTCTTGATGCACTAGAACAATCACACCCAATTGAG GTGGAGGTGCACCATGCTCGTTCAGTTCTTGAAATTTTTGACGCTATAAGCTATGAAAAGGGATCTTCTGTCATCCGAATGTTGCAATCTTATCTTGGTGATGACGTATTTCAG AGATCCATGAGCACTTACATGAAGAGATATGCTGGCAAAAATGCAAAGACAGATGATTTGTGGAGTGTTCTTTCAGAAGAATCTGGCATTCAAGTGAACTCAATGATGGACACCTGGACAAAGCAAAAAGGATATCCTCTTATTTCTGTAAAATCCAAAGATAATATTTTGGAACTTGAGCAG TCCCAGTTTCTGTCATCCGGCTCATTTGGTGATGGACAATGGATTGTTCCAATAAGTTTATGTCTTGGTTCATACAACACAAACAAAAATTTCCTTTTGGAAGGACAAGTTAGAACAGTGGATATATCTGAACTGCTTTATTCTTCTGATAGCAATTTGAGTTCATCCAAGGGAAACGATCAGGGCAAATGCAAGGAACACTCATGGGTGAAAGTTAACGTTGAGCAGACCGGTTTCTATAGGGTAAAATATGATGACAAGCTTGCAGCTCAACTGAGGAACGCCATAGAGGAAAATTGCTTGTCAGAAACAGATAAATTTG GTGTTCTAGATGATACATTTGCTCTTTGTGAGGCTTGCCAACTATCATTATCATCATTGCTTTCCTTGATGGATGCGTACAGAAAGGAGTTCGATTATATTCTAATATCAAGACTCATTGAT GTCTGTTATAATGTTGCACACATCTCAAGTGATGCCATCCCAAATTCAGTGAATGAGTTGAAACAATTTTTCATCAATCTCCTCCTGTTTTCTGCAGA AAAACTAGGCTGGGAACCGGTGTCTGGAGAGAGACATTTAAATACAATGTTGAGAAAAGAAGTTTTGATGGCCTTGGCTACTTTTGGCCACAGTGAGACACACAAAGAAGCAATGAGGCGGTTTCAGGCATTCTTGGATGATAGAAACTCTCCACTCCTTTCAGCTGATACAAAACGG GCTGCTTACATTGCTGTAATGAGAAACACCAGCTCCACAAATAGAACCGGGTATGAGTCACTATTAAAGGTTTATAGGGAATCTGATGGAGTGCAGGAGAAGGAACCGATTTTGC GTTCCCTTGCATCCTGTTCAGACCCAAGTATAGTTTTCGAGGTTCTGAATCTTTTATTGTCTGATGAG CCATTCAGATTCGTGATCAAGATAGTCTTTATGTACTTTCTGGGATAA
- the LOC100258284 gene encoding large ribosomal subunit protein eL20z isoform X2, with protein MDQRLSTDGKEYQNGDYILLKDDENPNLGVYDKPLPCFGCGIGWFSLLLGFAFPLMWYYATILYFCNYYQKDPRERAGLAASAIAALICTIAMVITVAVMIF; from the exons GGCTCTCCACAGATGGAAAGGAATATCAAAATGGTGATTATATCCTTCTTAAAGATGATGAAAACCCCAATTTGGGAGTCTACGACAAACCCCTTCCTTGCTTTGGCTGTGGAATAGGATGGTTTTC TCTTCTGCTtggatttgctttcccattgaTGTGGTACTATGCTACAATTCTCTATTTCTGTAACTACTATCAAAAGGATCCTAGGGAACGAGCAGGACTTGCTGCCTCTGCAATTGCT GCTTTGATATGTACAATTGCCATGGTGATTACAGTAGCTGTTATGATATTCTAG